One segment of Variovorax sp. PAMC28562 DNA contains the following:
- a CDS encoding sigma-70 family RNA polymerase sigma factor, whose protein sequence is MLAPTLEADPATPTTPDAMGDDQLMLAYAAGDAAAFDMLYARHENALYRFVKRLLGLRLSAEVDEVFQDTWLRIVTARASFSPQGAAWRTWAFTIAHNLAMDRLRVSGREVQFYAHDEDGDGLEAGRLFSRGLLNEGASPSDAAHPSAEEIAFWRAAGRRLLACLDELPDDQRAAFLLHHEDGFTVEALADALDTHFETVKSRLRYGIKKLRECMERYLSVLRVRK, encoded by the coding sequence ATGCTCGCTCCCACCCTCGAAGCGGACCCCGCTACCCCGACCACCCCCGACGCCATGGGGGACGATCAATTGATGCTCGCCTATGCGGCAGGCGACGCGGCCGCTTTCGACATGCTCTATGCACGTCATGAAAACGCGCTGTATCGCTTCGTCAAGCGCTTGCTGGGGTTGCGTTTGTCGGCCGAGGTCGACGAGGTGTTTCAAGACACGTGGCTGCGGATAGTGACGGCGCGCGCCAGCTTTTCTCCGCAAGGCGCGGCGTGGCGTACCTGGGCCTTCACCATCGCCCACAACCTCGCGATGGACCGCTTGCGCGTGAGCGGACGCGAGGTGCAGTTCTATGCCCACGACGAAGACGGTGATGGCCTCGAAGCCGGACGGCTGTTCAGCCGCGGCTTGCTGAACGAAGGTGCGTCGCCGTCCGATGCGGCCCATCCGTCGGCCGAAGAAATCGCTTTCTGGCGTGCTGCGGGCCGGCGTCTGCTGGCCTGCCTGGATGAGTTGCCCGACGATCAGCGCGCTGCGTTTTTGTTGCATCACGAAGATGGCTTCACGGTCGAGGCGCTGGCCGATGCGCTCGACACGCATTTCGAAACGGTGAAGAGTCGATTGCGCTATGGCATCAAGAAATTGCGGGAGTGCATGGAGCGCTACTTGTCCGTGCTGAGGGTTCGCAAATGA
- a CDS encoding DUF4149 domain-containing protein yields MIQALAVLTTALLFGGMALYSFGFAAFLFTALPPDVAGATLRRAFPAFYLFVIAAAAIGAGLLWPLDAVAAGLMAAIAITTVPSRQLLMPAINAATDQGMRQRFKWLHGMSVVITLAHIVAAGAVLVRLV; encoded by the coding sequence ATGATCCAGGCGCTGGCGGTTCTCACCACGGCCCTGCTGTTCGGCGGCATGGCTCTGTATTCGTTCGGCTTCGCGGCCTTCCTGTTCACGGCCTTGCCCCCCGACGTTGCAGGCGCCACATTGCGGCGCGCGTTTCCAGCGTTCTATCTGTTCGTGATTGCGGCCGCGGCAATCGGCGCGGGCCTGCTGTGGCCTCTGGATGCGGTGGCTGCCGGGCTGATGGCGGCCATTGCCATCACGACAGTGCCCTCGCGCCAGTTGCTGATGCCAGCTATCAATGCCGCCACCGACCAAGGGATGCGCCAGCGCTTCAAGTGGCTGCACGGCATGTCTGTAGTAATTACGCTGGCGCACATCGTGGCTGCTGGCGCTGTGCTGGTGCGGCTGGTCTGA
- a CDS encoding solute carrier family 23 protein yields the protein MSDSYFPRWREVQAISGSVVAPDERLPWPQTAAMGVQHVIAMFGATVLAPILMGFNPNIAILMSGVGTLIFFFVTGGRVPSYLGSSFAFIGVVIAASGYAGKGPNDNLAVALGGIVACGVVYIAIGALVQWVGTGWIERFMPPVVTGAVVAVIGLNLASVPIKNMAAGNFDAWMQAATFLCVGLVAVFGRGMLQRLLILAGLVLATLVYAVLTNGLGLGKPVDLSGIASAAWFGMPAFTAPVFTGNAMLLIAPVAIILVAENLGHLKAVTAMTGRNLDRYMGRAFIGDGIATVVSGSVGGTGVTTYAENIGVMAATRIYSTAVFVVAALIALLLGFSPKFGALIQAIPLPVMGGVSIVVFGLIAVAGAKIWVDNKVDFSQNRNLIVAAITLIIGTGDFTLKFGQFALGGIGTATFGAILLYALLGRARNA from the coding sequence ATGTCCGATTCCTACTTTCCGCGCTGGCGCGAAGTCCAGGCCATCAGCGGCAGCGTCGTCGCGCCCGACGAGCGTCTTCCGTGGCCGCAAACCGCGGCCATGGGCGTGCAGCACGTCATCGCCATGTTCGGCGCCACCGTTCTGGCGCCGATCCTGATGGGCTTCAACCCGAACATCGCGATCTTGATGAGCGGTGTCGGCACGCTGATCTTTTTCTTCGTGACCGGCGGGCGCGTGCCGAGCTACCTGGGCTCGAGCTTCGCCTTCATCGGCGTGGTGATCGCGGCCAGCGGCTACGCAGGCAAGGGCCCGAACGACAATCTCGCCGTCGCGCTCGGAGGCATCGTTGCGTGCGGCGTCGTCTACATCGCTATCGGCGCATTGGTGCAATGGGTCGGCACCGGCTGGATCGAGCGCTTCATGCCACCGGTCGTCACTGGCGCCGTGGTCGCCGTCATCGGGCTCAACCTGGCCAGCGTGCCGATCAAAAACATGGCGGCGGGCAACTTCGATGCGTGGATGCAGGCCGCCACCTTCCTGTGCGTCGGACTGGTCGCGGTGTTCGGGCGCGGCATGCTGCAACGCCTGTTGATCCTCGCGGGGCTGGTGCTCGCCACGCTGGTCTATGCCGTTCTGACCAATGGTTTGGGTCTGGGCAAGCCGGTGGACTTGAGCGGCATCGCGAGCGCGGCGTGGTTCGGTATGCCGGCGTTCACTGCGCCGGTGTTTACCGGCAACGCCATGCTGCTGATCGCGCCGGTTGCGATCATCCTGGTCGCCGAGAACCTCGGCCACCTGAAGGCCGTGACCGCCATGACGGGTCGTAATCTCGACCGCTATATGGGCCGCGCTTTCATCGGTGACGGCATCGCGACCGTGGTGAGCGGCTCCGTCGGCGGCACCGGCGTCACGACGTATGCGGAGAACATCGGCGTCATGGCGGCCACGCGCATCTACTCGACGGCGGTGTTCGTGGTGGCCGCGCTGATCGCGCTGCTGCTGGGCTTCTCGCCGAAGTTCGGCGCGCTGATCCAGGCGATTCCGTTGCCGGTTATGGGCGGTGTGAGCATCGTGGTGTTCGGGTTGATTGCGGTGGCCGGCGCCAAGATCTGGGTCGACAACAAGGTCGACTTTTCGCAGAACCGCAATCTGATCGTCGCGGCCATTACTTTGATCATCGGCACCGGTGATTTCACTTTGAAGTTTGGTCAGTTCGCGCTGGGCGGGATCGGTACGGCGACCTTCGGCGCGATCCTGCTGTATGCATTGCTTGGTCGCGCGCGCAATGCGTGA
- a CDS encoding NCS1 family nucleobase:cation symporter-1 → MEIKNPSPGLYNEDLAPAKERNWGAFSIFNVWTSDVHSLWGYYLAASLFLLCGSFVNFVVAIGLGSLVIFALMNLIGYAGEKTGVPYPVLARASFGVWGANLAAVVRAVVACFWYGAQTAAASGAMVALLIRSDALMEFHKGTHFLGHSGLEVICYVVIWALQLLIIQRGMETVRKFQDWAGPAVWVAMLILAIGLCVKAGGFSFDHGIPMDVLLAKTKDAGVNGEPGSFWALMAVAATWITYFAALYLNFCDFSRYAKNKDAVKKGNIWGLPVNLIAFSLVAGVTTIAAFKVYGEVLLHPEQISAKFDSWVLALIAAMTFAVATLGINVVANFVSAAFDISNVFPKQINFKKGGYIAAAIALVLYPFAPWEGNAAHFVNAIGATMGPLLGIILVDYYLVAKGNINVAALYQEFGEYRYEGGWNVNALVAVAIGSIFSTILPNFTNLLPAWWNTYGWFFGVLIGGGTYLIMATLRPRAAVATVLV, encoded by the coding sequence ATGGAAATCAAGAACCCTTCCCCAGGCCTCTACAACGAGGACCTGGCGCCGGCCAAAGAGCGCAACTGGGGTGCTTTCAGCATCTTTAACGTGTGGACGTCTGACGTGCACAGCCTGTGGGGGTACTACCTTGCCGCAAGTCTTTTTCTCTTGTGTGGCAGCTTCGTCAACTTCGTCGTAGCGATCGGGCTGGGCTCGCTGGTGATCTTCGCCCTTATGAACCTGATCGGCTATGCGGGCGAGAAGACGGGGGTGCCGTATCCGGTGCTGGCGCGCGCCTCGTTCGGGGTATGGGGCGCCAACCTGGCTGCCGTCGTGCGCGCGGTGGTCGCCTGTTTTTGGTACGGCGCGCAAACCGCTGCAGCCTCGGGCGCGATGGTCGCACTGCTGATCCGCAGCGACGCCCTGATGGAATTTCACAAGGGCACGCACTTCCTCGGCCATTCGGGGCTGGAGGTGATTTGCTACGTGGTGATCTGGGCGTTGCAACTGCTCATCATCCAGCGTGGGATGGAAACCGTTCGCAAGTTCCAGGACTGGGCGGGGCCGGCCGTGTGGGTTGCCATGCTGATCCTGGCGATCGGCCTGTGCGTGAAAGCGGGAGGCTTCTCTTTCGACCACGGCATTCCGATGGATGTCTTGCTGGCCAAGACCAAGGACGCCGGCGTCAACGGCGAGCCCGGTTCGTTCTGGGCGTTGATGGCGGTCGCTGCCACGTGGATCACTTACTTCGCAGCGCTTTACCTCAACTTCTGCGACTTTTCCAGATACGCGAAGAACAAGGATGCGGTGAAGAAGGGCAACATTTGGGGCCTGCCGGTCAACCTGATCGCTTTCTCTTTGGTCGCTGGCGTGACCACCATCGCGGCTTTCAAGGTCTACGGCGAAGTGCTGCTGCACCCGGAGCAGATTTCAGCCAAGTTCGACAGCTGGGTGCTGGCGCTGATCGCTGCCATGACGTTCGCCGTCGCGACGCTCGGCATCAACGTGGTGGCCAACTTCGTGTCGGCCGCGTTCGACATCTCCAACGTTTTCCCCAAGCAGATCAACTTCAAGAAGGGCGGCTACATCGCTGCCGCCATCGCGCTCGTGCTGTATCCCTTCGCACCGTGGGAAGGCAATGCAGCGCACTTCGTGAATGCCATCGGCGCCACGATGGGCCCGCTGCTCGGCATCATCCTGGTCGACTATTACCTCGTGGCCAAGGGCAACATCAATGTGGCGGCGCTCTATCAGGAGTTTGGCGAATACCGCTACGAGGGCGGTTGGAACGTGAACGCTCTTGTGGCGGTGGCGATCGGTTCGATCTTCTCGACCATCCTGCCCAACTTCACCAATCTGCTGCCGGCCTGGTGGAACACGTACGGCTGGTTCTTCGGGGTGCTCATCGGTGGCGGCACGTATCTGATCATGGCGACACTGCGTCCACGAGCCGCCGTGGCGACCGTGCTCGTTTGA
- a CDS encoding LysR family transcriptional regulator, with protein sequence MTSTTIGWEFYRSFLGVLTEGSLSGAARTLGITQPTVGRHIAALEKALGVVLFTRSQAGLLPTETATSLRGHAQAMESTAAALERAAGSQGGDGVAIKGIVRVSCSDVVGVEVLPAVLARLRESHPDLKIELVLTDRVQDLLLREADIAVRMAAPRQEQLVARRIGRIELGLHARRDYLDRHGTPRNVGQLHGHSSIGYDQMTGYLRQAEKSLKGLRRDQFSLRSDSNLAQLALIRAGAGIGMCQVPLAKRDPALVRVMPKVFSLPLETWVTMHEDLRGSPRCRVTFDALVEGMAAYANV encoded by the coding sequence ATGACTTCGACGACCATCGGCTGGGAGTTCTATCGTTCGTTTCTGGGCGTGTTGACGGAAGGCTCGCTGTCGGGAGCGGCGCGCACGCTCGGCATCACGCAGCCTACCGTCGGGCGTCACATTGCGGCGCTGGAGAAGGCGCTCGGCGTGGTGCTGTTCACCCGGTCGCAGGCAGGCCTCCTGCCGACCGAGACGGCTACCTCGTTGCGCGGCCATGCGCAGGCGATGGAAAGCACGGCAGCGGCACTCGAGCGTGCGGCCGGGAGCCAGGGCGGAGACGGAGTCGCCATCAAAGGGATCGTGCGGGTCAGTTGCAGCGACGTGGTGGGGGTCGAGGTGCTGCCGGCGGTGCTGGCCCGGCTGCGCGAATCACATCCCGACCTGAAGATCGAACTGGTGCTGACAGATCGGGTGCAGGACCTGTTGCTGCGCGAGGCCGACATCGCTGTGCGGATGGCGGCGCCTAGACAAGAGCAGTTGGTGGCACGGCGCATCGGCCGGATCGAGCTCGGCCTGCATGCCCGACGCGACTATCTCGACCGCCACGGTACCCCTCGCAACGTCGGTCAGCTGCACGGTCATTCCTCCATCGGCTACGACCAGATGACGGGCTATCTGCGCCAGGCCGAGAAGTCGCTCAAGGGATTGCGACGTGACCAATTTTCTTTGCGAAGCGACAGCAACCTTGCCCAACTGGCGCTGATTCGCGCTGGTGCAGGCATCGGCATGTGCCAGGTGCCGCTGGCCAAACGAGATCCCGCTTTGGTCCGCGTGATGCCAAAGGTGTTCTCGCTGCCGCTCGAGACCTGGGTGACGATGCATGAAGACTTGCGTGGCAGCCCACGTTGCCGCGTCACCTTCGACGCGCTAGTCGAAGGCATGGCGGCTTACGCAAACGTTTGA
- a CDS encoding NAD-dependent epimerase/dehydratase family protein, which yields MGNDSNNGMTALVLGATGGIGGEVARQLRDAGWRVRALTRGTAGTAPRDEGLTWLNGDAMSHEDVMRCAEGCKVIVHAVNPPGYRNWETFVLPMLDNTIAAAAAHGATIVLPGTVYNFGPDAFPLLDEESPQHPVTRKGMIRVELERRLEAASRRGIRSIIVRAGDFFGPKPGNSWFAQGLLKSGQPVASIANPAEAGVGHQWAYLPDVARTMVELLARREALGAFERFHMAGHWDATGLQMAQAIQRVVARRTAKAPPIKRTPWWLMRVAAPFVPTLRELLEMRYLWKEPVQMVNSRLVQVLGREPHTPLDQAVEASLIGMGCVHVSSSPGVQPVSCPDAV from the coding sequence ATGGGCAACGACAGCAACAACGGCATGACGGCTCTGGTACTGGGGGCGACAGGAGGCATCGGGGGCGAGGTAGCCCGGCAGCTTCGAGACGCAGGATGGAGAGTTCGCGCGCTGACGCGAGGGACCGCTGGCACCGCACCTCGCGATGAAGGTCTGACATGGCTGAACGGCGATGCCATGAGCCATGAGGACGTGATGCGGTGCGCCGAGGGTTGCAAAGTCATCGTGCACGCGGTCAACCCGCCCGGCTACCGCAACTGGGAGACGTTCGTGCTGCCGATGCTCGACAACACGATTGCCGCCGCCGCGGCGCACGGCGCCACCATCGTCCTGCCAGGAACCGTCTACAACTTCGGACCGGACGCATTTCCGCTCCTCGACGAAGAGTCTCCGCAGCATCCGGTGACACGCAAGGGCATGATTCGCGTCGAGTTGGAGCGGCGCCTGGAGGCGGCGAGCCGACGGGGTATCCGCTCCATCATCGTGCGCGCCGGTGATTTTTTTGGGCCCAAGCCCGGCAACAGCTGGTTTGCTCAAGGCTTGCTGAAGTCCGGTCAGCCGGTTGCCTCGATCGCCAACCCTGCCGAAGCAGGCGTTGGTCACCAGTGGGCGTACCTGCCGGATGTAGCACGGACCATGGTTGAACTGTTGGCCCGCCGCGAGGCACTGGGCGCCTTTGAGCGCTTCCACATGGCGGGACACTGGGACGCCACCGGATTGCAGATGGCACAGGCAATTCAGCGCGTCGTCGCACGCCGCACCGCAAAGGCTCCGCCCATCAAAAGAACGCCATGGTGGCTGATGCGGGTGGCCGCGCCGTTCGTACCGACGCTGCGCGAACTGCTGGAGATGCGGTACTTGTGGAAAGAGCCGGTACAGATGGTCAACAGCCGGCTGGTCCAAGTACTGGGACGCGAGCCGCACACGCCCCTGGATCAGGCGGTCGAGGCTTCGCTGATCGGCATGGGTTGCGTGCACGTCTCGTCATCACCGGGCGTGCAGCCCGTCAGTTGTCCAGATGCTGTGTGA
- a CDS encoding DnaJ domain-containing protein has protein sequence MQDHYLALGVSSSASLADIKKAYRRQAARHHPDRNSAPDAATRFRAVQEAYEILGDQAKRETYDNNRKRNLLDDPMETARGIWSDYFQRLI, from the coding sequence ATGCAAGACCACTATCTCGCCCTGGGTGTCAGTAGCAGCGCGAGTCTGGCGGACATCAAGAAGGCCTACCGCCGTCAAGCCGCCCGGCACCACCCGGACCGCAACTCTGCGCCGGATGCCGCTACGCGTTTCCGCGCTGTACAGGAGGCTTATGAAATCCTCGGCGACCAGGCCAAGCGTGAGACCTACGACAACAACCGCAAGCGTAATCTTCTCGACGATCCGATGGAAACGGCGCGCGGGATCTGGTCAGACTATTTCCAACGGCTCATTTAG
- a CDS encoding type II toxin-antitoxin system RelE/ParE family toxin codes for MSYQIRFTQQAADDLERLFDFILERELSRNGDLAVADRALAAIRNAIAMLSFSPFTCRKASDDPFVRELVIPFGGSGYVALFEIEASDSVVIAAIRHQREDDYH; via the coding sequence GTGAGCTATCAGATAAGGTTCACGCAGCAAGCTGCTGACGATCTGGAGCGTCTTTTCGATTTCATCCTCGAGCGCGAACTGAGTCGAAACGGGGACCTCGCCGTGGCAGACCGCGCGTTGGCCGCGATCAGAAATGCGATCGCGATGCTCAGTTTCTCTCCATTCACGTGCCGCAAGGCGAGCGACGATCCGTTCGTTCGTGAGCTGGTGATTCCTTTTGGTGGCAGCGGGTACGTCGCACTGTTCGAGATCGAAGCGAGCGACTCGGTGGTGATCGCTGCCATCAGGCACCAGCGCGAAGATGACTATCACTGA
- a CDS encoding YlcI/YnfO family protein: MKTATIPSVRVDPAFRSEVEQVLGEGESLSEFVESALRASVRQRRDQAEFLVRGKRSLADAKKSGVYVDATMVLNRLEAKLAGAKARAKAQAAHG, translated from the coding sequence ATGAAGACAGCAACCATCCCATCTGTCCGCGTGGATCCTGCCTTCCGAAGCGAGGTCGAGCAGGTGCTTGGCGAGGGCGAGTCACTCTCCGAATTCGTTGAGTCGGCCCTACGCGCTTCGGTGCGTCAGCGGCGCGACCAAGCCGAGTTTCTGGTACGCGGCAAGCGCTCTTTGGCAGACGCAAAGAAAAGCGGCGTCTACGTCGATGCGACCATGGTGCTGAACCGCCTCGAGGCGAAGTTGGCAGGTGCAAAGGCAAGGGCCAAAGCGCAAGCGGCGCACGGGTGA
- a CDS encoding PQQ-dependent sugar dehydrogenase encodes MQFPKFGLIPWLIVCATPVVAQINAGSLPPTPSPPFKLTKFAQFDLPWRIAFLPDGRMLITEKSGKLFLVTQSGQKLEVTGVPPVLHEGQNGLLGVYLAPAYSSNGAIYLTYSEPGQDPGTSSLALARATLKIGAGTASLGDLKVVWRDPIKGRGGQVGAAVAFSPDQTFLFLTAGDRQRFTPAQDPNQPAGKILRLTLDGKPAPGNPMEGKTGARSVPVIDPPRDTESAKTAPVVGTYVFDGPNLTPSETWTSGHRTPYGLAFAPDGRLWELEHGPRGGDELNLIEPGKNYGWPLVSYAVNYDGVPIASPDTRADLAKPVIYWTPVLAPGNLMFYSGAMFPNWKGSAFASGLVSRALHRIEVHGAIATPAEHWGVGFRVRDVEQAPDGALWLIEDDHAGGLYRLTPK; translated from the coding sequence ATGCAATTCCCGAAGTTCGGACTCATCCCCTGGTTGATCGTCTGTGCAACGCCCGTTGTGGCGCAGATCAACGCCGGATCTCTGCCTCCCACCCCATCACCTCCGTTCAAGCTCACGAAGTTCGCGCAATTCGATCTGCCGTGGCGCATCGCATTTCTGCCGGACGGACGCATGCTGATCACCGAGAAGAGCGGCAAGCTCTTTCTCGTGACCCAATCCGGGCAGAAGCTCGAAGTCACTGGCGTGCCGCCCGTGCTGCACGAAGGGCAGAACGGCCTGCTCGGCGTCTACTTGGCCCCGGCATATTCCAGCAATGGGGCGATCTACCTGACCTATTCAGAGCCCGGTCAGGACCCGGGGACTTCGAGCCTGGCGCTCGCCCGCGCGACGCTCAAGATTGGCGCTGGCACCGCCTCGCTGGGGGACCTGAAGGTTGTCTGGCGCGACCCGATCAAGGGCAGGGGGGGCCAGGTCGGCGCCGCTGTGGCCTTTTCGCCGGACCAGACCTTTCTCTTCCTCACAGCGGGCGATCGACAGCGATTTACTCCCGCCCAGGACCCGAACCAACCGGCAGGCAAGATCCTGCGTTTGACCCTGGACGGCAAGCCCGCACCCGGCAACCCGATGGAGGGCAAGACCGGCGCACGGTCGGTCCCAGTGATCGATCCGCCAAGAGATACGGAGTCCGCTAAAACCGCGCCGGTCGTGGGCACCTATGTTTTCGACGGCCCCAATCTGACGCCTTCCGAGACTTGGACCTCGGGGCATCGCACGCCCTACGGCCTCGCATTCGCGCCGGATGGCCGGCTTTGGGAACTCGAGCACGGGCCGCGCGGCGGCGACGAACTCAACCTGATCGAGCCGGGTAAGAACTACGGTTGGCCCCTTGTCTCCTATGCGGTGAACTACGACGGCGTACCCATTGCAAGCCCCGACACGCGCGCCGACCTTGCCAAACCCGTGATCTATTGGACACCCGTCCTCGCGCCCGGCAACCTGATGTTCTACAGCGGCGCGATGTTCCCGAATTGGAAGGGCTCTGCCTTCGCAAGCGGCCTCGTAAGCCGCGCCCTGCACCGGATCGAGGTGCACGGCGCGATCGCGACACCGGCCGAGCACTGGGGAGTCGGCTTCCGTGTCCGCGACGTCGAGCAGGCGCCGGATGGCGCGCTGTGGTTGATTGAGGACGACCACGCGGGCGGCTTGTACCGGCTGACTCCGAAGTAG
- a CDS encoding DUF2239 family protein encodes MDPAKPLTYTAFLEGRRLITGPLHEVAVAVLRAQQRQPDGHPLVFNDASGQSADLDLRGDEEAVAARYTMAAPTPTPKGRGRPKLGVVAREVTLLPEHWDWLAAQPSGASVALRKLVHEARRNGGERDRTRQARDRAYHAMSTLAGSLAGFEEASRALFAGDHERLVTQMAAWPDDVRGYVLELAEPAPG; translated from the coding sequence ATGGATCCCGCGAAACCACTCACTTACACAGCCTTCCTGGAGGGGCGCCGCCTAATTACCGGGCCCTTGCACGAGGTCGCCGTGGCCGTTCTACGGGCGCAGCAGAGGCAACCTGACGGACATCCACTGGTTTTTAACGATGCCAGCGGTCAGTCTGCCGACCTCGACCTGCGCGGCGACGAAGAAGCCGTCGCGGCGCGCTACACGATGGCTGCGCCGACCCCAACACCCAAAGGCCGCGGTCGGCCGAAGCTCGGCGTGGTCGCGCGGGAAGTGACACTGCTGCCAGAACACTGGGACTGGCTTGCCGCGCAACCGAGCGGCGCCTCAGTGGCCTTGCGTAAGCTCGTGCACGAAGCGCGGCGCAACGGCGGCGAACGGGACCGGACGCGCCAGGCGCGTGACCGCGCGTATCACGCCATGTCCACACTGGCCGGCAGCCTGGCCGGCTTCGAGGAAGCATCGCGGGCATTGTTTGCCGGTGACCACGAGCGGCTGGTGACGCAGATGGCCGCATGGCCAGACGACGTGCGGGGGTACGTGCTGGAACTCGCCGAACCTGCACCCGGCTAA
- a CDS encoding MATE family efflux transporter: MNTPDTTTPDGPVPALRAHYLALLTPLILTHMLQSAGGLLDGFWLGHLLGVRGIATAASFYPVFFLLLSLIIGLGAGSTILAGQAWGARDVAQVRRVGATAFLASLGMGLAVALAGAWSSPWLMQALGTPPDILPTAIGYARAMFLVMPLVFVVWAGLSLSRGTGDALSPMWALLAATLVGAVCTPLLVAGTPLGAAGVAVSALVAQLAALTVLIRRWRLHDHPLAPGAGWQDWKPSATIARRMLRIGLPASLQMLAMALAEIVLLSLVNRHGSSSTAAYGAAMQVLSWVQFPAMSLGIAAAILSAHAVGAGRRDRLPAIVRTGLRLNALVTALFVAAAHLLAPFALRVFLEPGPVLEQAVAVVRTVAWGVVLLGWSNVLVSAMRASGAALVPALLSMAAIIGIELPVAVALEARFGLAGVFWACPAAFLAMLVLHGLYYRHKEKKDGLFRQPSVAIGAAGDRAPGA; the protein is encoded by the coding sequence ATGAACACGCCAGACACGACAACCCCCGACGGACCGGTGCCCGCGCTGCGCGCGCACTACCTTGCGCTGCTGACGCCTTTGATCCTGACGCACATGCTGCAAAGCGCGGGCGGCTTGCTCGATGGCTTCTGGCTCGGGCATCTGCTGGGCGTGCGTGGTATCGCGACAGCTGCGTCGTTCTATCCCGTGTTCTTCTTGCTGCTCTCACTGATCATCGGACTGGGGGCCGGCTCGACCATCCTTGCGGGACAAGCATGGGGGGCACGCGATGTGGCGCAGGTGCGCCGGGTCGGTGCGACGGCCTTTCTGGCTTCACTTGGTATGGGGCTTGCGGTCGCGCTGGCCGGTGCATGGTCTTCGCCGTGGTTGATGCAAGCTCTCGGTACGCCGCCAGACATCTTGCCGACGGCAATAGGCTATGCGCGCGCCATGTTTCTGGTGATGCCCCTTGTATTCGTTGTGTGGGCGGGCCTGTCCCTGAGTCGTGGCACCGGCGACGCGCTCTCGCCTATGTGGGCGTTGCTGGCCGCGACGCTGGTTGGCGCGGTTTGCACACCGCTGCTCGTTGCAGGCACGCCCTTGGGCGCGGCTGGCGTGGCAGTTTCAGCCCTCGTCGCACAGTTGGCCGCGCTAACTGTGTTGATACGGCGCTGGCGTCTGCATGACCATCCGCTCGCCCCTGGCGCGGGTTGGCAGGACTGGAAACCGAGTGCGACCATCGCCAGACGCATGTTGCGCATCGGCCTGCCGGCCTCCTTGCAGATGCTGGCGATGGCGCTTGCGGAGATCGTGCTGCTAAGCCTGGTGAACCGCCACGGGTCGAGCTCGACTGCTGCCTATGGTGCAGCGATGCAGGTCCTCAGCTGGGTGCAGTTCCCGGCAATGAGCCTGGGCATTGCCGCGGCGATCTTGAGCGCGCACGCAGTTGGGGCAGGACGACGCGATCGGCTGCCGGCGATCGTGCGCACGGGCTTGCGCTTGAACGCACTGGTGACCGCGCTGTTCGTCGCCGCGGCGCATCTGCTGGCGCCATTCGCGTTGCGCGTGTTCCTGGAGCCAGGCCCTGTCCTGGAGCAGGCAGTCGCCGTCGTGCGCACCGTGGCATGGGGTGTGGTGTTGCTTGGATGGAGCAACGTCTTGGTGAGTGCCATGCGCGCGAGCGGCGCGGCGCTGGTGCCGGCGCTCCTGAGCATGGCCGCCATCATTGGCATCGAATTGCCGGTGGCCGTGGCGCTGGAAGCGCGCTTCGGTCTGGCCGGTGTGTTCTGGGCCTGTCCGGCCGCGTTCCTGGCCATGCTGGTACTGCACGGCCTCTACTACCGTCACAAGGAGAAAAAAGATGGACTCTTCCGCCAACCAAGCGTCGCGATCGGCGCGGCGGGCGATCGCGCGCCAGGCGCGTGA
- a CDS encoding GIY-YIG nuclease family protein, protein MGIYAIRDHASGHLLLGASRNVHAALNRARFELRMGKQADRVLQAAWDRSGVEGLDFEVLELLKERADAHFDYAGELKALEQIHRELQGLAP, encoded by the coding sequence ATGGGCATCTATGCCATCCGCGACCACGCGAGCGGTCACCTGCTGCTCGGCGCGAGCCGCAACGTGCACGCGGCGCTGAATCGCGCCCGCTTCGAGCTACGCATGGGCAAGCAGGCAGACCGCGTGCTGCAGGCCGCGTGGGATCGAAGCGGTGTGGAAGGACTCGACTTCGAAGTGCTGGAACTCTTGAAGGAACGAGCGGATGCGCACTTCGACTATGCGGGCGAACTGAAAGCGCTGGAGCAGATCCATCGCGAACTGCAAGGGCTGGCGCCATGA